Proteins from a genomic interval of Sulfurimonas sp. HSL3-2:
- a CDS encoding HAD family phosphatase: MKKFLLFDNDGVLVETEKWYYEANKKSLREIDVDLEFDVYMEIMARGGTAWEVAQKNGHSKAVIDEQRRRRDSYYQEFISSMHIEIEGVLDVLEELSHEYKMGIVTTSRREDFELIHSQREIVKFMDFTLCVEEYPRAKPYADPYLAGMKKFDASQKECLVIEDSQRGLSAAVNAGIECAVVENEFTATHDFSSATYRIKKLCELPTLLESLKG; the protein is encoded by the coding sequence ATGAAAAAATTTCTTCTTTTTGATAACGACGGAGTACTCGTCGAGACTGAAAAATGGTACTACGAAGCAAATAAAAAGTCTTTAAGAGAGATAGATGTGGACTTAGAGTTCGATGTCTATATGGAGATAATGGCCAGAGGCGGTACAGCTTGGGAAGTGGCACAAAAAAATGGACACTCAAAAGCGGTCATTGATGAACAAAGACGTAGACGAGACAGCTACTATCAAGAGTTTATCTCCTCTATGCATATAGAGATAGAGGGAGTGCTTGATGTCCTTGAAGAACTTTCACATGAGTACAAGATGGGTATCGTAACGACTTCAAGACGTGAGGATTTTGAACTTATTCACTCACAAAGAGAGATAGTGAAGTTTATGGACTTTACACTCTGCGTGGAGGAGTATCCAAGAGCGAAACCGTATGCCGATCCATACTTGGCAGGGATGAAAAAATTTGATGCATCGCAAAAAGAGTGTCTGGTCATAGAGGACTCGCAAAGAGGCTTAAGTGCTGCTGTAAATGCGGGGATAGAGTGTGCGGTAGTAGAAAACGAGTTTACCGCGACACATGACTTTAGCAGTGCTACCTATAGGATAAAAAAGCTCTGTGAACTTCCGACACTGCTAGAGTCGTTAAAAGGCTGA
- a CDS encoding pyridoxamine 5'-phosphate oxidase family protein gives MEEFIANFRTAVIGTIDKGNLPFSSYAPFIYDDNRFYIYISDIATHAKNIQLNPNASLFFIEDESMSSNLFARKRISLQCSSQKIQRQSERFDEVLDLFTRKFESSMVEMLKKMMDFNLYELHVTSGEATFGFGEAYLIGGDAMNELVPRQTAGGHKQQK, from the coding sequence ATGGAAGAGTTTATAGCAAATTTTAGAACAGCGGTCATCGGTACAATCGACAAAGGGAATCTGCCGTTTTCTTCGTACGCGCCCTTTATCTATGACGATAACCGTTTTTATATCTATATCTCGGACATCGCGACACATGCAAAAAACATACAACTAAACCCGAATGCTTCTCTGTTTTTTATAGAGGATGAGAGTATGTCGTCAAACCTCTTTGCAAGAAAGAGGATCTCTTTACAGTGTTCTTCACAAAAGATACAAAGGCAGAGTGAACGCTTTGACGAAGTGCTTGATCTTTTCACTAGAAAGTTTGAGAGTTCCATGGTAGAGATGCTTAAAAAGATGATGGACTTCAACCTATATGAGTTACATGTAACCTCCGGCGAGGCCACTTTTGGTTTCGGCGAAGCCTATCTCATCGGTGGAGACGCGATGAACGAGCTTGTCCCTCGGCAAACAGCCGGAGGACATAAACAGCAGAAGTAA